A stretch of Telopea speciosissima isolate NSW1024214 ecotype Mountain lineage chromosome 11, Tspe_v1, whole genome shotgun sequence DNA encodes these proteins:
- the LOC122646023 gene encoding AAA-ATPase At2g18193-like has product MLEFRTIPSTSEVLSVYASVSTSTMLIRTMANQLIPHQFQGYIFSRLQTIFAHLISSPRLLMTIVVDEYTGFHRNQIFDASEIYLLSKLTSPNSSSMDRVKVAKTPIDKNLLLGFEKDQEIIDFFHGIQLKWKLVYHEDNNSSPGYNGNKECRWFELIFDEKHKGIVLDSYLSHVVEKSKALKEENKVVKLYTRGQSINLEHPATFDKLAMDSELKRALIEDLDRFVKRREFYRRVGKAWKRGYLLYGPPGTGK; this is encoded by the exons ATGTTAGAATTTAGAACTATCCCTTCGACATCCGAAGTCCTATCTGTCTATGCCTCTGTGTCCACCTCAACAATGCTTATTCGCACAATGGCAAACCAACTCATACCCCACCAGTTCCAAGGCTACATTTTCTCCCGCTTGCAAACCATCTTTGCCCATCTCATCTCCTCACCTCGGCTACTCATGACCATCGTTGTCGATGAATACACTGGCTTCCATCGCAACCAAATCTTCGATGCCTCTGAGATCTACCTACTCTCTAAGCTCACCTCCCCCAACTCTTCCTCCATGGACAGAGTCAAAGTAGCAAAAACTCCAATAGACAAGAACCTCTTGCTAGGGTTTGAAAAAGATCAAGAGATCATCGATTTCTTCCATGGGATTCAACTTAAATGGAAGCTCGTTTATCACGAAGACAATAACTCATCTCCGGGCTACAATGGCAACAAGGAATGCCGATGGTTTGAGCTGATTTTCGACGAGAAACACAAAGGAATTGTGTTGGATTCTTACCTGTCTCACGTTGTGGAGAAATCAAAGGCCTTGAAAGAAGAGAACAAGGTTGTGAAACTCTATACTCGTGGCCA ATCCATTAACCTTGAACATCCCGCAACGTTCGATAAGTTGGCAATGGACTCAGAGCTTAAGAGGGCTTTGATTGAGGATTTGGATAGGTTTGTAAAGAGAAGAGAGTTTTATAGAAGAGTTGGGAAGGCTTGGAAGCGAGGGTATCTATTATATGGTCCTCCAGGAACCGGGAAGTAG